A genomic stretch from Mesomycoplasma neurolyticum includes:
- the dnaG gene encoding DNA primase → MKINQDKNKNNIFNFSIVDVAQEFFKLIKQGSNFKVICPFHGDKNASLIISPSKNIWKCFGCNKGGNAIELVKEYQKIDTKQAIEWLTNKFHIISLKKHQFKKPENDFQTNEKEIINVNSLATILFKVNLLSEINENILLKTFLNKRKLNNNIIQKFDIGYNSNNAKFKNFLINVKKIPKDILINSSLLTENENSFFINRIIFPIKNEFNEIVGFAGRTLDNNSNFPKYLNSKENSVFNKNKILLNWFNAKNNEEIILTEGYMDVLAFERNQIYNSVALMGINLSNHHIKLLKNKQITLALDSDEAGKQATYEIIKKLFKNNFQNIYVIDFLNFKDADEFSMDNDLKNAYQKKLHYLNWLNLNHYKTDDLKSKKTINYANEKSISISAKLKYIQK, encoded by the coding sequence ATGAAAATAAATCAAGATAAAAACAAAAATAATATTTTTAATTTCAGCATAGTTGATGTTGCACAAGAATTTTTTAAATTAATAAAACAAGGTTCTAACTTTAAAGTCATTTGCCCTTTTCATGGTGATAAAAATGCATCATTGATTATTTCCCCTTCCAAAAACATTTGAAAATGCTTTGGTTGTAATAAAGGCGGAAATGCAATTGAATTAGTCAAAGAATATCAAAAAATTGATACAAAACAAGCAATTGAATGGCTAACAAATAAATTTCATATAATTTCATTAAAAAAACATCAATTTAAAAAACCGGAAAATGACTTTCAGACAAATGAAAAAGAAATTATCAACGTTAATTCATTGGCAACTATTTTATTTAAAGTAAATTTATTAAGTGAAATAAATGAAAATATCTTACTTAAAACATTTTTAAACAAAAGAAAATTAAATAACAATATTATTCAAAAATTTGATATTGGTTATAACTCAAATAATGCAAAGTTTAAAAATTTTTTAATTAATGTTAAAAAAATACCTAAAGACATATTAATAAATTCATCTTTATTAACCGAAAATGAAAATTCTTTTTTTATTAATAGAATTATTTTTCCAATTAAAAATGAATTTAATGAAATTGTTGGATTTGCAGGGAGAACTTTAGATAACAATAGTAATTTTCCTAAATATCTTAACTCAAAAGAAAACTCTGTATTTAACAAAAACAAAATATTATTGAATTGATTTAACGCAAAAAATAATGAAGAAATTATTTTAACTGAAGGTTATATGGATGTTTTAGCTTTTGAAAGAAATCAAATTTATAACTCAGTTGCGCTAATGGGTATAAATCTCTCAAATCATCATATCAAATTATTAAAAAATAAACAAATAACTTTAGCTTTAGATAGTGATGAAGCAGGTAAACAAGCTACTTATGAAATTATTAAAAAACTTTTTAAAAATAATTTTCAAAATATTTATGTAATTGACTTTTTAAATTTTAAAGATGCTGATGAATTTAGCATGGATAATGATTTAAAAAATGCATATCAGAAAAAATTACATTATTTAAATTGACTGAATTTAAATCATTATAAAACTGATGATCTAAAGTCTAAAAAAACTATTAATTATGCTAATGAAAAATCTATTAGCATAAGTGCAAAACTTAAATATATACAAAAATAA